GCACCTCCAGCGAGTACTCCGACTGCCGCTTGCGGTCGCGTACCTCCTGGAGGATCACGAAGCCGCACAGTGCGAGACCGAGCAGCAGCGTGAGGTTGTGATAGTTGGTGTCCGGGCCGACCTCGGGCAGGAAGCCGTTGGCGGTCTTCTGCAGGCCCTCCGGGAACGGGCCGAGCGTCTGGCCCTCCAGGAACACCTCGGTCAGACCGCGGAAGATCAGCATGCCGGCGAGGGTCACGATGAACGACGGCATGCCCGCGTAGGCGATCAGGAACCCCTGTGCCGCGCCCGCGGCGGCGCCCATGGCCAGGCACAGCAGCACGGCGAGCGGCCAGGGAATGTCGTTCTTGACCATCAGTACCGCCGCCACACCCCCGATGAAGGCGGTGATCGAGCCGACCGACAGGTCGATGTGACCCGCGATGATGACGATCATCATGCCGATCGCCAGGATCAGGATGTAGCTGTTCTGCAGCACCAGGTTGGAGACGTTGCGCGGCAGCAGGAGGTCGCCGTCGGTCCACACCGCGAACAGGGCCACGATCACGCCGAGGGCGATCAGCATGCCGTACTGGCGCATGTTGCGGCGCATACCGTCGAACAGCAGCCGCAGCAGGCCGTCGGCGGCGGCGCTTCCGCTCTTTCCCGCCGGCGCGGGGGCCGGCGTCTTGGCGGTCACATCCGTGCTCATCGCGTTACCTCTTTGTCCTTCGTCATCTGACGCATCAGCGATTCCTGCGAGGCTTCCGCCCGCGAGAACTCACCGGTCAGCCGCCCTGCGGCCATGGTGTAGATGCGGTCGCACATGCCGAGCAGTTCCGGCAGCTCGGAGGAGATGAATACGACCGCCTTGCCCTCGGCGGCCAGCTTGTCGATGACCGTGTAGATCTCGAACTTGGCGCCCACGTCGATACCGCGCGTCGGTTCGTCCATGATCAGCACGTCCGGACCCGTGAAGATCCACTTGCTGAGGACGACCTTCTGCTGGTTGCCGCCGGACAGCCTGCCCACGGTTTCGAAGACGTTGGGCGCCTTGATGTTCATGGACTTGCGGAAGCCCTCGGCGACCTTGCGCTCTTCGTGGCTGTCGACGACGCCCCGCTTGGACACCTTGCCCAGCGCGCTGAGCGAGATGTTGCGGCCCACGGTGTCGTCGAGGTTGAGCCCGTAGTGCTTACGGTCCTCGGTGACGTACGCGATGCCGTGCGCGACCGCCTGCGGGACGGTCTTCGTACGGATCTCCTCACCGTCCTTGTGGACCGTGCCGCCCGCGTACCGGCCGTACGTCCGCCCGAAGACGCTCATCGCGAGTTCGGTGCGGCCGGCGCCCATGAGGCCCGCGATACCCACGATCTCCCCGCGCCGCACGGAAATTGACACATCGTCAACCACTTTGCGCTGCTGGTCGATCGGGTGATGGACCGTCCAGTTGCGGATCTCCAGGGCCGGTGCCTCGCCCGCCACCGCGTCGTGCGGGGTGCGCTCGGGGAAGCGGTGGTCGAGGTCCCGGCCGATCATCCCGTTGATGATCCGCTCCTCGGTGGTCTCCGCGGCCTTCACATCGAGCGTCTCGATGGTCCGGCCGTCGCGGAGGATCGTCACCGAGTCGGCGACCTTCCGGATCTCGTTCAGCTTGTGGGAGATGATGATGGAGGTGATGCCCTGTTCCTTCAACTCCAGGATCAGGTCGACGAGTTTGCCGCTGTCCTCGTCGTTCAGGGCGGCCGTCGGCTCGTCCAGGACGAGCAGCTTCACCTCCTTCGACAGCGCCTTCGCGATCTCCACGAGCTGCTGCTTGCCGACACCGATGTCGGCCACCCGGGTCTGCGGATGGTCGTCGAGACCGACCCGGCGCATCAGCCGGGTCGCGTGCTTCAGCGTCTCGTTCCAGCTGATGACGCCACCGCTGGCCTGCTCGTTGCCGAGGAAGATGTTCTCCGCGATGGACATGTACGGCACCAGGGCCAGTTCCTGATGGATGATCACGATGCCGCGGTGCTCACTGGCCCTGATGTCCTTGAAGGAGACGACCTCCCCCTCGAAGAGGATGTCCCCCTCGTAGGTTCCGTGCGGGTGGACGCCGGAGAGGACCTTCATCAAGGTCGACTTGCCGGCGCCGTTCTCCCCGCAGATGGCGTGGACCTCGCCCTGACGGACGGTCAGGGTGACGTCCGACAGCGCTTTTACGCCGGGAAAGGTCTTGACGATAGAGCGCATTTCCAGGACGGGTCCCGCCATGGTCGTGCCTGCCAATCTCTGGTGTGCGGGGGTTACTTGAGGTCGCTTTCCTTGATGTAACCCGAGTCGACGACAACCTTCTGGTAGTTCGTCTTGTCGACGCTCACCGGGACCAGCAGGTAGGCGGGGACGACCTTCGAACCGTTGTCGTACGTCTTGGTGTCGTTGGTCTCCGGGGTCTTGCCGGTGAGCGCCGAGTCGACCATGTTCGAGGCCACCTTGGCGAGTTCGCGGGTGTCCTTGTAGACGGTCATCGACTGCTCGTCGGCGATGATCGACTTCACCGAGGCGACCTCGGCGTCCTGGCCGGTGACGATCGGCAGCGGCTTGTTCTTGGAGCCGTAGTCGTCCGACTTCAGCGAGGACAGGATGCCGATGGAGATGCCGTCGTACGGCGAGAGCACCGCGTCGACCCGCTCGGTCTTGTAGGCCGCGGTCAGGATGTCGTCCATGCGCTTCTGCGCGGTGCCGCCGTCCCAGCGGAGCGTGGTGACCTGGGTCAGCGCGGTCTGGCCGGACCTGACGACGAGCTGCTTCTTGTCGATGTACGGCTGAAGGACCTTCATCGCGCCGCCGAAGAAGTACTTCGTGTTGTTGTCGTCGTTCGAGCCGGCGAACAGCTCGATGTTGAACGGGCCCTTCTTCGAGCCGTCCGCGAGGCCGAGCTTCTCCAGGATGTAGTTGCCCTGGAGCTCGCCGACCTTCTCGTTGTCGAAGGACGCGTAGTAGTCGACGTTCTTCGTGCCGAGGATCAGCCGGTCGTAGGAGATGACCGGGATCTTGGCGTCGGCGGCCTGCTGAAGCACGTTGTTCAGCGACTTGTTGTCGATGGCCGCGATGATCAGCGCCTTCACGCCCTGCGTGATCAGGTTCTCGATCTGCGACACCTGCTGGTCGGGGTCGTCCTCGCCGTAGACCAGCGTGGTCTTGTAGCCCTTCGCCTTCAGGTCCTTGACCACGTTGGCGCCGTCGGCGATCCAGCGCTCCGAGGACTTGGTGGGCATCGCGATGCCGATGGTGCCGCCCTTGGCGCTGTCTCCGCCGGCGTCGCTGCCACCCTCACTGTCCTGACCGCAGGCGGAGAGGGAGAGGGCGAGGACGGCCGAGGTGGCTATGGCGGAGAGTGCGGCTCTGCGAGTACGCATGATCATCATCCTTGATGTCGTGAGGCCAGGAGCGGTCTGGCGGTTCGGGCGCCCTGTCGGCGGTGCGTAAGGAACCCGAAGGAGTCGTGTCGGAGTCTGTTCGACTGCGTCGTGTTTTGTGAAGGGGCGTTGTCCGTAACGTTATGCAGGCGTTTCGAACCGCTTCAGATCGCCCGGCAGCCGCGAGCCGAGCGGCGCCATGTCGCCATCCGCCCCGTGCCGCGCGAGCAGGTCCAGAGCGAGCCGGCCGCGCCGCACCCGCTCCTTGGCCGTGTTCAGGGTGAGATCACGCATGTGGTTCCCGTAGGGGTAGATCCCGGGAGCCTTCGACAGGCCGAACTTCAGATAGAGCGGTGCGCCGCGCCGGATCAGCTCGGCGACCTCGTACATCCGGATGTAGCCGCCGAGATCGTCGGGGGCCTCGATGTACATGTCCATGGGGGCGGCGGAAACCCGCCGGATCTCGGTGAGGTGATCGAGCGTCAGATCGCTCGGCACGTTGATCGAGTCGCCGCCGAGGTTCTCGTACACGGCGTACGCGGCCGGGTTCACCGGCCCGATCAGCGCCGACACCTTGAGCGTCGTCTCCGCCGGGATGATCCCGGCCAGCCGCGCCCGGTGCAGGCTCCACAGCACGCCCTCGTCGGCGACGAGCAGGCACTGCACACCCAGCTCGGTCGCGCGCACGGCGTCCTCGACGCACCCGGCGACCGCGTCGTGACCGCGGGCACGCAGACCGCCGCCCCGGGAGTCGGTACGGGTGGAGCCGCCGATGTCCCAGGTGCCGCGCGGACCGGTGAACAGGCAGAGCTCGATGTCGCGCTCGGCCGTCGCCTCCACCATCTCGGTGATCTCGGCGTCGGTCAGCATCCAGACACCGCTGCCCTGGCTGACCCGGTGGATCGGCACATCGAGCCGCGAGGACTCCTTGAGGACCACGCCGAGCGCCTCGGGCCCCTCGACGGAGGGGACCTCGGTACGCCAGCGTCCGCCACCCGGGAAGGTGTGCGGAGAGGCGTCGGCGGGGTCGAGGGCGGGCGCGTCCAGGCCGAGCGCGGCGAGCGCCTGCTCTCCGGGGCGGCGGGCTGCGGAGGCGGTGGTGTCGGTCACAATCTGTCCTTCAGGATCGGCAGGTCCGGCGGGTTCGCGAGGTCCGGCAGGTTCGGTATTTCGGACAAGGTTCGCGGCTCTGGGTGCACAAGGCTTTGGGTGTACGCCGGTACGGAGTCGTCAGGTACCCCGTACCGGCGTACGGCTCAGGGGTGTGTCATGGCCGCAGCAGGACCTTCCCGACCTTCGGATCGCCGGATCCCACCAACTCGATGGCCTGCGGAAACTCCTCCAGCGGCAGCTCGTGCGTGACGAGCGGCAGCGGGTCGAGGAGCCCGGCCCCGAAGACCCGCACGGTGTGCGCCCAGGCATCCGGCGCCGCACCGAACACGGTGTGCACCTCCAGCTGCCGTACGACGAGATCCGTCGGGTCCAGCCCGTCCGCACCCGCCGCCGGGATCCCCGTAAGGATCAGCCGGCCGCCGCGCCGCAGCAGGGCGGCGGCGGTGACCGCCGCGTCCGCGGACCCGGCGGTCTCGATGACGACGTCGAAGTCGCCGGGGAGTTCCTGATCCTTGGTACGGAAGTCCGTGGCGCCGAACCTCTTCGACAGCTCGGCCCGGTCCGGACGCGTCCCCACGACGAGCAGCTCGGACGGCGAGCCCGCCTTCAGGAACTGAACGGCGAACATCCCGAGCGTGCCCGTGCCCACGACGGCGACCCGCTCACCCGGAACGGCGTTCGCCTTGAGCGCGGCGGCGGCGATGCACGCGGCCGGCTCCAGCAGCGCCGCCGCCGTGAGATCCGCGTCGTCCGGCAGAACGTGCAGCAGACGGGCGGGCAGCGTCAGCGTGGTGGCCATCGCGCCGGGCTCGGTGAACCCGGTCTCCTCGTACCCGGCCGAGCACAGCGTGGTCTCGCCCGCGTGACAGCGGTCGCACACCTGGCAGTTGCGAAAACCCTCGCCAACCACCTTGCTGCCTACGAGAGTTGAAGGAACCCCGGCCCCGACGGCGGTCACCGTCCCGGACCACTCGTGGCCCGGTGTGAGGGGGTAACGGACGTACCCCTCGGGCCGGTTGCCCTGGTAGACCTCGCGGTCGCTGCCGCAGATGCCGACGGCGTGGACCCGGACGAGGGCCTCGCCCGCCTCCGGCTGACGAGGCTCGTGCGCCACCAGACGGTGCTCGCCCGGAGCCTCGATCACTACCGCGCTGCTCACTCGGTCCCCTTGGGCTTGCGCTGCTCCCAGCCCTCGGCCCACAGGTCGAAGCGGGCCTGCTGCTGCGGGAACTCCGCCGCCGCGTCCACGTCCAGCTCGACACCGAGGCCGGGCTTGTCGGAGAGGTGGAAGTAGCCGTCCACGACCTCCGGGGCGCCCGAGACGACCTTCTTGATGTCCGCGTCCGCGAAGTCGTTGAAGTGTTCGAGGATCTTGAAGTTGGGCGAGGTGAACCCGACCTGGAGCGAGGCGGCGGTCAGCACCGGCCCGCCCACGTTGTGCGGCGCGACCAGCACGTAGTGCGCCTCGGCGGTCGCGGCCAGCTTGCGGGTCTCCCAGATGCCGCCGATGTGACCGACGTCGGGCTGGATGATGTCCACGGCCTGGCTCTCGAAGAGCTCCCGGAACTCGATCCGGTCGTGGATGCGCTCACCCGTGGCCACCGGGATGTCGACCTTGGCGGCGACCTTCTCCAGCGCCTTCAGGTTCTCCGGCGGGCAGGGCTCCTCCAGCCACGCGGGCTTGAAGGGCGCCAGCTCGTTGGCGAGGCGGATGGCGGTGGCGGGGGAGAAGCGCCCGTGCATCTCCAGCATCAGCTCGGAGTCCGGCCCGATGGCGTCCCGCACGGCCTCGATCAGGGAGACCGCGTACATGCTCTGCTCGTGGTCCAGCTCGAAGTGGCCGGTCCCGAAGGGGTCGATCTTGAGCGCCTTGTAACCGCGCTCCATGACGCCCTGCGCCGCCTTGTGGTACGCCTCCGGCGTGCGCTCGGTGGTGTACCAGCCGTTGGCGTACGCCTTGACCTTGTCGGTGACCTTGCCGCCGAGAAGCTGCCACACCGGCACCCCGAGGGCCTTGCCCTTGATGTCCCAGCACGCCATCTCGATGACGGCGATGCCGGACATCACGATCTCGCCGGCGCGGCCGTAGTCGCCGTACTTCATGCGGCGGGTCAGATCCTCGACAGCGAA
The DNA window shown above is from Streptomyces sp. NBC_01451 and carries:
- the mmsB gene encoding multiple monosaccharide ABC transporter permease gives rise to the protein MSTDVTAKTPAPAPAGKSGSAAADGLLRLLFDGMRRNMRQYGMLIALGVIVALFAVWTDGDLLLPRNVSNLVLQNSYILILAIGMMIVIIAGHIDLSVGSITAFIGGVAAVLMVKNDIPWPLAVLLCLAMGAAAGAAQGFLIAYAGMPSFIVTLAGMLIFRGLTEVFLEGQTLGPFPEGLQKTANGFLPEVGPDTNYHNLTLLLGLALCGFVILQEVRDRKRQSEYSLEVLPAKLFAVKLAALSAAVLTFTMLLASYKGAPVVLLILGVLLVGFGYIMRNGVIGRHVYAIGGNLPAAKLSGVKDKKVTFLVFVNMGMLAALAGLVFAARFNAASPKAGLNFELEAIAASFIGGASMSGGVGTVLGAIIGGLVLGVLNNGMNLVGVGTDWQQVIKGLVLLAAVGFDVWNKRKVGS
- the mmsA gene encoding multiple monosaccharide ABC transporter ATP-binding protein: MAGPVLEMRSIVKTFPGVKALSDVTLTVRQGEVHAICGENGAGKSTLMKVLSGVHPHGTYEGDILFEGEVVSFKDIRASEHRGIVIIHQELALVPYMSIAENIFLGNEQASGGVISWNETLKHATRLMRRVGLDDHPQTRVADIGVGKQQLVEIAKALSKEVKLLVLDEPTAALNDEDSGKLVDLILELKEQGITSIIISHKLNEIRKVADSVTILRDGRTIETLDVKAAETTEERIINGMIGRDLDHRFPERTPHDAVAGEAPALEIRNWTVHHPIDQQRKVVDDVSISVRRGEIVGIAGLMGAGRTELAMSVFGRTYGRYAGGTVHKDGEEIRTKTVPQAVAHGIAYVTEDRKHYGLNLDDTVGRNISLSALGKVSKRGVVDSHEERKVAEGFRKSMNIKAPNVFETVGRLSGGNQQKVVLSKWIFTGPDVLIMDEPTRGIDVGAKFEIYTVIDKLAAEGKAVVFISSELPELLGMCDRIYTMAAGRLTGEFSRAEASQESLMRQMTKDKEVTR
- the chvE gene encoding multiple monosaccharide ABC transporter substrate-binding protein yields the protein MRTRRAALSAIATSAVLALSLSACGQDSEGGSDAGGDSAKGGTIGIAMPTKSSERWIADGANVVKDLKAKGYKTTLVYGEDDPDQQVSQIENLITQGVKALIIAAIDNKSLNNVLQQAADAKIPVISYDRLILGTKNVDYYASFDNEKVGELQGNYILEKLGLADGSKKGPFNIELFAGSNDDNNTKYFFGGAMKVLQPYIDKKQLVVRSGQTALTQVTTLRWDGGTAQKRMDDILTAAYKTERVDAVLSPYDGISIGILSSLKSDDYGSKNKPLPIVTGQDAEVASVKSIIADEQSMTVYKDTRELAKVASNMVDSALTGKTPETNDTKTYDNGSKVVPAYLLVPVSVDKTNYQKVVVDSGYIKESDLK
- a CDS encoding zinc-dependent alcohol dehydrogenase; this translates as MSSAVVIEAPGEHRLVAHEPRQPEAGEALVRVHAVGICGSDREVYQGNRPEGYVRYPLTPGHEWSGTVTAVGAGVPSTLVGSKVVGEGFRNCQVCDRCHAGETTLCSAGYEETGFTEPGAMATTLTLPARLLHVLPDDADLTAAALLEPAACIAAAALKANAVPGERVAVVGTGTLGMFAVQFLKAGSPSELLVVGTRPDRAELSKRFGATDFRTKDQELPGDFDVVIETAGSADAAVTAAALLRRGGRLILTGIPAAGADGLDPTDLVVRQLEVHTVFGAAPDAWAHTVRVFGAGLLDPLPLVTHELPLEEFPQAIELVGSGDPKVGKVLLRP
- a CDS encoding mandelate racemase/muconate lactonizing enzyme family protein produces the protein MRITGISTHVVGTPWRNLTYVQVHTDEGLTGVGETRMLGHTDALLGYLREAEVNHILGSDPFAVEDLTRRMKYGDYGRAGEIVMSGIAVIEMACWDIKGKALGVPVWQLLGGKVTDKVKAYANGWYTTERTPEAYHKAAQGVMERGYKALKIDPFGTGHFELDHEQSMYAVSLIEAVRDAIGPDSELMLEMHGRFSPATAIRLANELAPFKPAWLEEPCPPENLKALEKVAAKVDIPVATGERIHDRIEFRELFESQAVDIIQPDVGHIGGIWETRKLAATAEAHYVLVAPHNVGGPVLTAASLQVGFTSPNFKILEHFNDFADADIKKVVSGAPEVVDGYFHLSDKPGLGVELDVDAAAEFPQQQARFDLWAEGWEQRKPKGTE